From the genome of Fundulus heteroclitus isolate FHET01 unplaced genomic scaffold, MU-UCD_Fhet_4.1 scaffold_186, whole genome shotgun sequence:
cagaattctgacttttttctcagaattctgacttttttctcagaattctgagattaaagtcagaattctgacttttttctcagaattctgagattaaagtcagaattctgacttttttctcagaattctgagaaaaaagtcagaattctgactttaatctcagaattctgagaaaaaagtcagaattctgagattaaagtcagaattctgacttttttctcagaattctgagattaaagtcagaattctgacttttttcccccagaattctgacttttttttttttgggcgcCAGGAAGGAAGGGATGTTGGTGCAGCCAGTTTCATTGACAGAGATGTGAGTTGTGTGGAAGGGCAGGTAACATATACTGGTGGAAATTGACGGAATTAAGCGACCTTTTACGTGTCCGAGGGATCCCTGAAGATACCATTTCATTAATGGAAGAGCAGAAGGTGAGTAAAACAAGAAAGCTACTTTGGTATCTAAAACAAAACGGTTACAGCTAGCTGTTAACATGTTTGTCATCTTATGCCAATGGAGGAATAAACAGCTCTCATAATGTAACATCACATGCATGAATAGAGGCTTTACCAGATGCCGATTGCTGGAATTATCCCAGTTAGGTCTGTTGCACGTTATTGTTCTTCTATTTGAATGTTTTCCAAGGAAATTGAGCAGGAGCTGTATTATAGGTTGTTACTCACCTATATGAATAATATATCTCACATGTTGAATTGAGTAACTTTTAGAAGatgaaataaaggttaaatacatgtttatatatattaataatgaGAATAGATTGTTTGCTTACATAGTTATAGGTGGTGGAGGACTAAAGATCTCTAACTTTACTAGCTAACAATAACCACGGTTGTGCACATATAGTGGTACAGTGTCAGAAACATTACAAATATATAGATGAGAAATAACAACAGGATCACTTTGGGATGATTTAGAATGTTTCCTTTTGCGTGTTCTATTTGTAATACTTTTCACCCTAAATTGTATTTCTCAATATCTTTCTACATTACAAtcctttcttatttttaaatgatgggTGGTCCATTTACTAAAACGGTACGCTATAGCTCCCTTCttccaatatttttttcctcctctaaaCAGTAGATAGCTCTTACATTATTAAGCGAGTTTGTTTTTCCTACCTATGGGCGCAATGTTAACGGTGATCATAGTGAGTTGTAgggaaaatgctgaaaaaagtaattgtcttttctttctgtttgtgtgCAGATTGACTGTGATGTCATGCTGGTGGATGAAAAAACTCTGGCAAATGACATCCTTTCCAATGGACACCTAATTGTCTTCTTCAATTTCTGCTAAAGCAAACAACCAGTCTCAAAAAGAAGACAAGGACTTCTGCAGAACCTCTTGAAGTGAAAGTCACTCTTCCTGAAATGTCAGATTTAGATGACCTAGTCAGCCTGTACTTCAGGCTTTCTTTCACTAACAAAGAAATACTTGGAATGTTAGCACACAGTCATCAGACTATAATAAGTGTACgaactctaaaaagaatttgtAAAAGACTTGGGCTGTTCAGACGGAAGAATCAGTCAAACCTGGAAGAAGTGCTAGCTTTTGTCCAACAAGAAATCATGACCAATGGACAGATGCAAGGTTATCGTTGGCTACATCTTCGTGCAGTTCAAAAGGGATTTGTGGTGTCACAAGACACTGTAAGAAGGATAATCAAACTGGTTGACCCACAAGGTGTGGAACTGAGGCGAGCTCGACGTTTAAGAAGACGCCAGTACCAATGCAGAGGACCAAATGCGCTTTGGCACATGGATGGCTACGATAAACTAAAACCCTATGGCATTGCCATCAGTGGCTGTATAGATGGCTTTAGTCGCTATGTTTTATGGATGGAGGCTTATACCACTAATAATGACCCTAAATTGATTTCAAGTTATTTTCTGAAAACAGTTTCAGGTGTCAATGGATGTCCAGAGAGGATACGTGCCGATAGAGGCACAGAAAACAGTTCCGTTGAACAAATGCAGATTTTTCTGCGGAGAAACCACACAGACAATTTTGCAGGGGAAAAAAGCTTCATTTATGGAAGAAGTACAGCCAACCAGCGTATAGAAGGCTGGTGGGCTACCCTCCGCAAACAGAGTGCACAGTTTTGGATGAACTTATTTCAAACTTTTCAGGATGATGGCCACTTCACAGGAGATTTTTTGGACAAAAGTCTTATCCAATTCTGCTTTCTTAATCTTATTCAGGTAAAAACTTATGCCAATGCAGTGAATTGTCACTGTTTGTAATGTAGAACATTTTATTGTTGGTGTATTTTGGTGTTATTTGCAGTGATACAGTGAAAGGTCTTTtcatgaaaaaaagttttatcttCATTTCAAGCTGCACTGTGTAATGTTTGACCCAAGGATCAGTTTAATTAGAGATTCAagggctgcccttctcaaaactCACCTATTTGACCAGGGACGGTCGGATCCATCACTGAATGAGTTATGTGACACAGAGCGCAGCTTTacagcagtctgagctcccATTAAACACAGGAGCTAACTAAGCTGAAAGCTTTTGCTAggcaacaaaacagatatgacatcttttttgttctctgatgaaggATTTAATATAGAGGGGTGAATGTAGctttgtctttacaagtaactccaaGATTTCTCACTgttggtccaaagtggtctgcaaTCAGATCCCAAAACACAGAGGGTGACTTTTTTCATTTAGCTACAGTGCAGTGTTGCAATTTACTTTCAGGGTGCTAAACCTGGATGTTACAAGTGTAGCACCTTTAGCGTCTAAAAGTTATACAGTTTTGCTTTAAATACTTTATTggaattgattttattaatagaTCTTTCTCAGCACATTTGCATGAAGCATATTTGTCTGTATTACCAAATGGTTTAAATTACCAGTGTGTTCCACAGTGCTCCTATGGGTGTGGTTTCAGAAAGCAGTTTTATCAGTTAATTAATGCTAAATGAAATGTATTGAGGAATCATTGTACACCCAATACAAAGTGTTGCACCTCTTTGTTTATAGAAGGTATTCCTTTTTATTAGTTAATCAAAcaaaaatttatataaataaaaaaaaaggttttggaaacataattttacttctaaaaataaattaagacaTTAGATTGCCATTTCAAAGGTTTTGTTCACAAATATTTTTCGATtgagatttctttttgtttgtttaaatattaaaaagacaaatttgcTCCATATTCTGTACACATGTGCTGTTAGCTGAAAGTGCTATTTTGATGTTGCTTTATTACATGGTCTGTTTAATACATTTacacttttctgttttcatgcAGGATGAACTTGATGACGTTGTAAACACATGGAACTCACACAGAATCCGGCCCAGTGCTAGTGCAGCATCAGGTCGACCAGTAGTGATGTACTCATTTCCAGAGCTACACAGGGCTCAGGATAGATTGAAACCAATTGTTGCGGATGAGATCACTGTGTGTATGGAAGAGTGTAGACCGAAAGGCCAATATCCATGCGATGAAACAATCTTTGAACTTTGTTGTCTGCTTATGGTAGAAAATGACTGGGATGCCCCAAGAGATCCACTTGTTGCAGCTGATTTGTATATTAAGTTAAGAGAAGAAATACTCCAAAGTATCTAGAAAATTCCTGCAGTTAAAAGGAAAATTTAAAACACAGTGATTCTGTTCATCTTGATCATTGGACTGGATAGCCTTGCCATGTTTTCACTCAGCTGGTGTCAAATCCTCTGCAAATTTCAGCAGTTGACAGGCTTTTGCTGATCACCATAAAAAGTAGTTTGGGTGCTATCTCGTTTTACaatagttattattttttactttacctTGTTCAATGAGATGGAACAATAATGGTCTGTTACTTAAAGCTAAATATTGTGATATAACCAGTTTTGTGAGCAATGTAAATCCTTCTGAATAGCTATGCATTCAACTGCAtgtacaaaaatgtaattttcttctAACTTTGCTGTCCTGCTAAACTAAATTGGATAATGTATGTGTAAGATGTAAAATTGGAGGTATTAATACAGCAAAAACTAATGTCATTAAAGTTGTATACCCATCTTCCATTTAATATAAACTTGTTTTGTTGAAAAGCTTTTGCATGGTATAAAATGAAAATCGTTGTTGTACTCTTTAGCCTCCTTTTTGTAATATTCATGGCTACCACCCAATGCACCTGTATATGTAAGCCAGTGTATTATAAGCAAACCACTCCTGTATTACCTTGTGGATGGGGGGCAATTTCAGGCCTGTCAAGAGCTACCATTCTGCAACCTTTAGTGTATCCTTTCGCTATCATACCTGCATCACATGAACAAGCTTGTTATCAGGCCTCAACTGCACTCCTTGACATGCTGATGAGGGTATTCAGTCTTTAGATTTAAGTGTGCTGGtgtgttctgcatctaaagttgcagaatacccccccccccccccccccccccgtgcaTTAACAATATTTCTAGGTCTAAATCATTTCTAAACATGTATctccatatatatatttcaagctGTTATGCCTTCTGGGGAGCTTTTAGtgctaataaaatgaaaaaaatgctaTATAATTATACACCTGTTTGAAGATCATTACCTTAATATTATACCTCACATTCTAAAAAGAGTACTTCAATTGATAAGTAATTGGATTCATTTTCTCCAGCttaatttattcagtttataAATTGTCTAGTTAAACCactgtaaataaattaagttagGCAAGTGAAAAGATTCATTTAAATTGGagatgcattcttttttttgggtGCAGGGGTCTTAAAGTCCACTCCACGAGAGTCTGTGTCCTATAACTTTTAGATGTGACTCTGGTCCAGCATATATGAATCAAATGGCCAAATTACATCCACAATATGCAGTCAGATTCTGCAGAGTCTTGCAAATGACAGGATTATTTAAATCAGGTGTGttgaaacagagaaaaatctaaaatgtgcaGGATATCAGCCCTGGAGTTGAAGACCCCTTTGTTTTCCATGTAAATTAACTTTAGTCCCTGCCATAATGATGCTTTGTGAGCCgtcatataaagcccttaatctGACGTGACTCCTGAAGCTCTGAGAAACACAAACCCAACATAATTTGACTGTATTTGCAGGATCCCTGCACCtatgccaatttttttttaccaagttaTATTTCCATTGCATGTAAGAGACCATGTACAAGTAATACATGCGTATCCTAAACAATTTTAacgaaatgtttaaaaagacaaataaatggtATTCCAcccttttctacatttttaatttggtcaataaaagcaaaatacatatttaaggCTAGAGGTAAGGCTTAAGATTTGAGGCCTGTTCAAATGGATGGagctagataaaaaaaaaacaatattaaaaacaaaaagaatttgataaaacattttattaggaAAACTTTagcagaaacattttcttgCTAATCCTAACAGCATGGCACTTAGAATGAGCCAACTTTTAGAAAACTTTTTGTCTTATACAGGGCTTTCGTAAGACATCATATCAAAGTGTGGAGATCATTTAGGGTTTAGAGATACAAGTGCTAATTttctaggaaaaaaaacacacacatatcaaAAAGTAATAACTCATTGGAATTCTGTTAAATCAATACCAAACTTGAGAAGATGATAATTTGGCATATGGACAACCAAATATCAGAGCTCTTAATCAGCTCACTCTATTATAGGGTTTCCATTTATAACAAG
Proteins encoded in this window:
- the LOC118558974 gene encoding uncharacterized protein LOC118558974; the protein is MSDLDDLVSLYFRLSFTNKEILGMLAHSHQTIISVRTLKRICKRLGLFRRKNQSNLEEVLAFVQQEIMTNGQMQGYRWLHLRAVQKGFVVSQDTVRRIIKLVDPQGVELRRARRLRRRQYQCRGPNALWHMDGYDKLKPYGIAISGCIDGFSRYVLWMEAYTTNNDPKLISSYFLKTVSGVNGCPERIRADRGTENSSVEQMQIFLRRNHTDNFAGEKSFIYGRSTANQRIEGWWATLRKQSAQFWMNLFQTFQDDGHFTGDFLDKSLIQFCFLNLIQDELDDVVNTWNSHRIRPSASAASGRPVVMYSFPELHRAQDRLKPIVADEITVCMEECRPKGQYPCDETIFELCCLLMVENDWDAPRDPLVAADLYIKLREEILQSI